Proteins encoded by one window of Amaranthus tricolor cultivar Red isolate AtriRed21 chromosome 4, ASM2621246v1, whole genome shotgun sequence:
- the LOC130809835 gene encoding cytochrome P450 76AD1-like: MSMEYYTFSLLFFLPIIFNIIYSRWTTKSTLPPGPKPLPIIGNIHQLGNMPHRAVANLSKIYGPIMTLKLGSRTTIVISSSKILHDVFLKHDLAFSGRVVPQAGKTLNHDKISVIWLPVCPKWRQLRKIATIQLFTTQKLDASRFLREKIMKELVEYVQKCCETRVPVDIGKAGFTTTLNLLSNTLFSKNLASYVSSYPQEFRDLVTHLSEEAGKPNVSDFFPLLGNLDLQGVLKRCTITYNKIFAIFDEIIDARLKGNSKGINDDVLKTLLKLVEDQELSLDEVKHLLFDLFVAGTDTTSNTLEWAMTELLRNSEKMSKVQIEMDKVLDTQEQLQESDIAKLPYLQAVVKETFRLHAPTPFLVPHKSENDVQLGGYLVPKNSSIWVNIWSINRESSVWSNPEMFIPERFLEKEIDIKGRNFELIPFGSGRRICPGMPLAQRMLHLMLATLLKSFNWKHVYENGAKEINMEEKFGITLQKLEPLQAIPVPK; the protein is encoded by the exons ATGTCAATGGAATACTACAccttttcattattgtttttcctCCCTATAATCTTCAACATCATATACTCAAGATGGACGACCAAATCCACACTACCACCGGGTCCGAAACCATTGCCTATTATAGGCAACATCCATCAACTCGGTAACATGCCTCATCGTGCTGTTGCCAATCTTTCAAAAATTTACGGTCCAATAATGACTTTAAAATTAGGAAGTCGCACAACAATTGTAATTTCATCCTCAAAAATACTCCATGATGTGTTCCTCAAACATGATTTAGCCTTTTCAGGTAGAGTTGTTCCTCAAGCAGGAAAAACACTTAATCATGACAAAATCTCCGTAATTTGGCTCCCTGTATGCCCCAAATGGCGCCAACTACGAAAAATTGCAACAATTCAATTATTTACAACCCAAAAACTAGACGCAAGCCGATTTTTAAGAGAGAAAATTATGAAAGAGCTAGTCGAGTATGTACAAAAATGTTGTGAGACTCGTGTACCAGTTGATATAGGTAAGGCCGGATTCACTACTACGCTAAATTTGTTGTCAAATACGCTTTTCTCGAAGAATTTGGCTAGCTATGTTTCTTCATATCCACAAGAGTTTAGGGATCTTGTTACTCATCTATCCGAAGAGGCTGGAAAGcctaatgtttctgatttttttccTTTACTTGGAAATTTGGATTTGCAAGGAGTGTTGAAAAGATGTACCATTACTTATAACAAGATTTTTgctatttttgatgaaattattGATGCAAGGTTGAAAGGAAATTCAAAGGGAATAAATGATGATGTCTTAAAAACTCTACTCAAGCTTGTTGAAGATCAAGAATTGAGCCTTGATGAGGTTAAGCATTTGCTCTTT GATTTATTTGTTGCGGGCACAGACACAACCAGTAATACATTAGAATGGGCTATGACAGAATTATTACGAAATTCTGAAAAGATGTCAAAAGTTCAAATTGAGATGGACAAAGTGCTAGACACTCAAGAACAATTGCAAGAATCAGACATCGCAAAACTACCATATCTTCAGGCAGTAGTGAAAGAAACATTTAGATTACATGCACCAACTCCATTTTTGGTGCCCCATAAGAGCGAAAATGATGTTCAACTAGGTGGCTATTTAGTACCCAAAAACTCAAGTATTTGGGTAAATATTTGGTCAATCAATCGTGAATCAAGTGTTTGGTCAAATCCAGAAATGTTTATTCCTGAAAGATTTTTGGAGAAAGAAATAGATATCAAAGGAAGAAATTTTGAGCTTATACCCTTTGGATCAGGAAGAAGAATATGTCCAGGTATGCCTTTGGCTCAAAGAATGTTGCATCTGATGTTAGCGACCCTTCTTAAATCTTTCAATTGGAAGCATGTTTATGAGAATGGTGCAAAAGAGATAAATATGGAAGAAAAGTTTGGGATTACACTACAAAAACTTGAGCCACTTCAGGCTATTCCAGTTCCTAAGTGA